In Flavobacterium luteolum, the DNA window ATATATTCGGCTCAAAATTCACAATATTTTTATCCTTCTAGTTTTGTATATAAAAACGATTCTTTAATTTTTTGTGGTCCAAATAGTGCTAATGGTACTTCATTGTTGTCTATGAAGCTTAGTAATAACGAGATATCTGAAATAAAGGAAATGCCATCAAGATCAAAGCCTTTTGTCTTTTTTGCTTATGAGTCTGCTGCTTTAATTTATAATATTAATAACAATGAATATTTTATCACATCACCTGAAGATGAAAAGCAAGAAAGAAGTGGTTATATTTTCAATTATAATTTGCAAAAAGTTGAAAATATTACTGCATTAGACAATGTTTCGGAGGCGATTAGTTATAATGATTATTTATATTATTCAAAAGACAACAAATTGTGGAAATATGCAAGTAATCTGAATGTAATATCAATAGATAAGCAACCATCATTAACTTTATATCCAAATCCTTCAACTGATTTTGTTCAAATTAATCTGCCTAATAGTGAAAGCATCCAAACGGTTAATATTTTTGATATAAATGGAAGATTGGTAACCGATTTATCGACTTTTCATGATAATAGAATTGATGTATCAAGATTGACTAAGGGAATTTATAATGTTCAGATTAAGTATGGAAATTCTCTTATAAATAAGAAAATTGTAAAGATATAAATTGAAGATTTGTAAAGTATCCTATAACGAAATTTCATGAAATTTGTCATTTCGACCGAAGGGAGAAATCACACTAGAAGCTTGACAAAGTAAGTCGCCAATCTTTGCGGAATTACGTGTGTGATTTCTCCCTTCGGTCGAAATGACAAAAATTGTGTTTAAATAATATCATCCATTTCGCTTATATCGCAACGCATGGTAGTAAGTATTGGTTTAAATCCTGCCTTTTTATAAGCGTTGACAGCGGCTTCATTGTCATGATATACCTCTAATCTAACTTCGGTTATTCCTTGAGATAAAACCCATTTTTTAAGACGGTCAATTAATAGATTATTAAGACCTTTTCCTCTAAATTCTGGATCTATAAACATAAAACCAAGATACCCGAAAAATTCATGCTTTTGAAAGGGCTTAGCTTGTCGGATTTGGCCATATCCACAACCAACGATTTGAGTGTTAAAATCTATAACCAAAAGTTCTGATTTGGGGTCAGAAATAAATTCCTCTATACTATAATAAAAAATCTCTCCTTCTTTTAATGTTACGTCGAAAGGTCTTTCTGCGTGCACTAAATGTTGCAGAAATTCGGCAAGTTTAGGTAAATCTGTATTTATAGCTTGCCTGATCAATATGTCTTTATTTTCATTCATATCTCAAATATATTGAAAATAAATTTTCCTTGCTCTGGATTTTTCCCTTAGATCAAAATGACAAGATTGTGTGTTTTAAATATAAAAACCTCCCATTTCAGAGAGGTTTTTATATATCAATTCAGGTTCTTTTATTAAACTTTCTTTTTTATCGAAGTTTTTGGTTTACGTTTTAATTTTTCAATCAGAGCATCGGCTTTTTCGTTTTCAGAAATAGAGCGTAAAGATTCTGCGTAGCGGTAATAGTAAACGGGATCTAAATCTGTGGTAAGGGCAAAGAGTTCGCTGTACCATTCGGCTGCTTTTTCAAGTTCGCAATTCGAGTACGATGAATTTCCTAATTTTTGAAACAAGTCTACAGATTTGTAGCCCTTTGCAGCGACTTTTTCGTAGGTCTTTATAACGTCAACATAAGCGTATTTTTCGCCGACTTTTTCGGTTCTATAATAAGTTTCATTTTGCGCCGTGGCGCGAAATGAAAATACGATTAACAATACTAAAATTGCTAAATGTTTTTGCATAGGTTTAGTTTTGGTTGTGGTATTTAATCGTATTTTTTAAATTGTTTTTGAAAATATTTTCAGCTCGATAAAAGCTTGCTAAATCAATAAACGTCAATTTTGGTCTATTATTTTGCATTTAATGATGCTTTTATTATACAAAGATATGTAACTCAGTAATATAAAGTGTTTTTAAACGATGTTTTTTTGATTTGGTCGATTATATTATGTTTTTGTAAATAATTGATTTTGTTTGATTTATATGTTTTTTTGAAAGTGAAAAACGATTTTGAGGTAGGTATTTTTATTTTTTAAAAAGAATATAATTTAACTTTATATCAGAAAGAACATTACGATGACAATACAGGATTATCTAGATAAAATAGAAAGCTTGCAACGCGAAAAGACTAAGATTACATTTTCTGACAATAATGATCTTGAGCTTTACGTTCAAAAAATGCAGCAAAGTGCCACATCCTTTTTTATGCTTGATGATGTATTGCAAAAAACTTCGGAAAGGATTCTTTTAAATAACGAAGCATTAAAATTGTTTGCGAATCGCTTAGGTTTGTTATTCTTAGAAGAAAAAGAATCAGGAAATGTATGTTTTGCCAATAGCGAAGAAGTGCGTCCAGAATATCGGCAAAGTTTCAGATTGATAGATTTCTTAGATTATATTTATGCTTTTATGCATTCTATGGTATATAAAGAAACAAAAAAAATAATCATCTTATCAGAGTCAGTAATTTTTTGGAAACTGGTAAAAATTGGTTCAGATTTGAATAGAAAATGTAAATAGGAGACAATTTATTTGAGTTGGTTTTCTGCTTAAATTTGTAATGTATTGGTGAGAACTTATTATTAACTTGTTAATTAATTGTGTGTTTTTTCTTATTTTTGTAAAAATAAAGAATGTAAAGAAAAATGAAAGAAGAAGGTGCTATTCAAATATTTGAAAAGAAGAAAGTAAGGGCAATTTGGGATGAAGAGCAAGAAAAATGGTATTTTTCTATAGTTGATGTTATACAAGTATTAACTGATAGCCCTAATGCAAGGAAGTACTGGAGTGTATTAAAACTTCGTTTAAAAAAAGAAGGAAGTGAGTTGACTACAAATTGTAGTCAACTGAAAATGCAAGCCACTGACGGTAAATATTATAAAACAGATGTTGTAGACACAGAACAAATATTTAGATTAATACAATCTATTCCATCGCCTAAAGCAGAGCCTTTTAAATTATGGCTAGCGCAAATTGCATCTGAACGTTTAGATGAAATGCAAGATCCTGAAATTACAATTGATCGAGCTTTAGAACAATATATGCAATTGGGTTATTCAGAAAGTTGGATTAATCAGAGATTAAAAAGTATCGAAATTCGGAATGAATTGACTAGAGAATGGAAAAGTAGAGGTATAAAGGAAGGAATGGAATTTGCTATTTTAACAGATATTATTTCAAAAGCTTGGTCAGGAAAAACAACTAAAGAATATAAAGTACTGAAAGGGCTTAAAAAGGAGAATTTGCGAGATAATATGTCTAATACTGAATTGATTTTAAACATGCTGGCAGAAGCATCTACAAAAGATATTTCAAGTGCTACAAATCCAGAAAATTTTGATGAAAGTAAAGAAGTAGCAAAACAAGGAGGAAATGTTGCTAAAGTTGCTTTAAACGAATTGGAATCTAAAACAGGAAAAAAAGTAGTAACTTCTTTAAATTCAAAAGATTTTATAGAGAAAAGAATTGAGAAATAAAAAAAAGCAGCTCCTGGTACGAGCTGCTTTTTTAATTTTTAGGGCAAAAAATTAACGACGGAAAGAAGGACTCTGGTTTACAGATTGGTCTAACTTTACAGTCTTAATTTTTTTAGCAGCAACTTTAATTTCGTGTTTCGCCACTTTGTCGTTTGCTTTCAATTCAAGAACATAAGTTCCAGCTGGAAAACTTTCTAAACTAATAGTTTTTGAAACCTCCAATTTGTCTGCTGCAGCGTCTCCTGCATAAAGTAAATTGTGATTCTCGTCATAAATAGAGAAAGATGCATTTTCTACAATGTCTAAAGTAAAGCTAACTACTTTTCCGTTTCCTGTTTTAATGTTTAAAATATAATCACCTTTTCCATCAATGGCATAGGTAAACACAGTCGCTAAAAAAAAGGCAGCAACTAAACCAGCTTTGGTAAATTTTGTCATGTTTTTTTTAAATTGTTAATTACTAAATGTGGAACGCGTAAAACTACAAATACAAATTTAATTTTTAGCAAAATATTGGCACTTTTCGATGTATAAGTTGCTGAATTGTAATTATTTCGGTATTTTGTTTAAACTATGTACGTAATTACTGGGTTTTCGGATTTGTTTTTAGAAAACATTTTTTAACACTTAAAAATCAAAGGGTTGAATTAATAAGAATAATTTTCAGAAATTTTCTGTTTCATCATCTCTTTTGATTTTTAAACAAAAAAAACAGCTCTGTAACCGTCAAGAGCTGTTTCTTATAATCGTAATTTTTAAAATTTTCTAACCTTAATTTATACCTTTTTGTGGTATAAAATTTTAGCGTGTAGCAACACTTGTATTTTTAGCAAAACCTGCTTTGTAAACATAAGAAACTGCATTTCTAGATAAAGATGCGTTATCTCCTATTGTGATTTCGTATTTTGCTTTTTTTACACTGTCTTCTACTTCTAAAAAATAAGTTCCTTCAGGAAATTCTTCTAGACTAAAAGTTCTTAAAATTCCATCTTTTCCAGATGCTGTTTCAGAATAGATTAAAGTCCCGTCTGTGTCATAAATAGCTAAATTGGCTTTCTGTACTTTGTTAAGTGCGAAAGTGATCAGTTTTCCATTAGCTTTTAATACATGAAGATTAAAATCTCCATTTCCATCAATTGCGTAAGTGCTTATTCCTGTGAAAAGCAACGCTGCTACTAAACTCAATTTTGCAATCTTTTTCATGGTACTTCGTTTTTAAATTATTAGTTCTAATTCTCTGATGCTAAATTACTTATGTAATACATGAAAAAGCGCAACTGTATTTTCCTATTTCTATGCTATATTCTCATTTACGAAACCGTTATAGGTTAAAACATGAATTATTTTTAACGTTTTTGTTAATTAGATTATTATTTTTCAATGTTTAGCTTCATTTTAAGTTTACAATGGATTAAGGATTTATTTACAAAAAAAGATGCTAAGGTACTAAGATGCTAAGGTTTTAAGTTTTTGAAAGATCTTGAGATTCTAAGCCTTTTCTTTTTTTGTTTTAGCTGTAGAGGCGCACTGCAGTGCGTCTTTTTTTTACGAACAATTTATATTTATGTGTCAAGATTTAGATCATAAGAAAAAAAACTTAGAACCTTAGCATCTTAGTATCTCAGAACCTTACATAAGTATAAAACAAAAAAAAACAGCTCAATAACCACAAAGAGCTGTTTTTAAAACTTTTGAAAGTTTTTAAACTTACTAACTATCTAACCTCACTTTTATACTTTATGAAAGCATAAACTTTTTAGCGTGCTGCCACGCTTGTATTTTTAGCAAAACCTGGTTTGTAAACTGAAGAAACTGCATTTTTAGATAAAATAGTAGCATCGTCAGTTATTGTGATTTCGTATTTTGCTTTTTTTGCATCGTTTTCTACTTCTAAGAAGTAAGTTCCTTCTGGAAATTCTTCTAAGCTAAATGTTCTTAGAATTCCATCTTTACCTGAAGCAGTTTCAGAATAAATAAGAGATCCGTCTTTGTCATAAATAGCTAAGTAGGCTTTTTGTGTTTGGTTAAGACCAAATGTGATCATTTTCCCATTAGCTTTAATAACATGCAGATTAAAGTCTGCTGTTCCATCAATTGCATAAGTGCTTATTCCTGTGAAAAGCAATGCTGCTACTAAACTCAATCTAACAATCTTTTTCATGGTATTTAGTTTTTAAATTAATAGTTCTAATTCTCTGATGCTAAATTACTTCAGTTGTAAGTAAAAAAGCAATACTATATTCTCCAATTTCTATGCTATATTCTCATTTACGAAACCGTTATAGGTTAAAATTTGAATTATATTTATCGTTTTCGTTAATTAGGTTATTATTTTTCAACGTTTTTGATGATTTTTGATTTACATTGAGATAACGATTTGTTTAAAAATGTAAGAAATTGTAAAGATGTTAAGGTGCTGAGGCACTAAGCTTCTAAGTTTTTAATTTGAATGTGTATTTAACCGCAAAAATCACAAGGTTTTTTTCTTCGGATTGTGAATATAAACGCAAAGTTCGCAAAGCTTTGTCAAAAAAAACTTTGCGAACCTTGCGTTCCCGATAGCTATCGGGATTGCGCGCTTTGCGGTAAAAAAAACTTTACTGTTAAGAAAGTATAAAGCAAAAAAAAACAGCTCAGTAACCACAAAGAGCTGTTTTTAAAACTTTTGAAAGTTTTTAACTTACTAACTATCTAACCTCACTTTTTATACTGTATTAGAGTATAAAGTTTTAAGTGCCGTGAAGAAAATTGCACTTAACCTTAATATTTTCTTAGTTAACAGAAACTGTTCCTTTTGAAGACAAAACAGAACTATTAGCGTTAACAGTGATATCGTATTTTACTTTTTTGAAGCTGTCAGCAACCTCTAAAATATATTTTCCTTGAGGGAATTCTTCTAAACTGAAAGTTCTTAAGATTCCGTCTTTACCAGAAGCATTCTCAGTATAGATTACATTACCATTTGTATCAGATATACTAATAACTGCTTTTTGTAATTGATTAATTCCAAAAGCAATTACCTTGCCATTTCCTTTTAATACATGAAGATTTAACGCTTCATTTCCATCAATTGCATAAGTACTCATTCCTGTTAGAAGTACTGCACATACTAAACTTAATTTCATAACCTTTTTCATATTCTATAGTATTAAATTTTTTTCGTTCATTTTTCTAAGGCAAAGTTATGGCAGCATGTGTGGTATTTTAACATCTATATTTTCCAATTTATATGCTATATTCTCATTTACGAAACCGTTATATGTTAAAATTTGACTTTAATGTTGTGTTTTTGTTAATTTGATTGTTTTTATTCAAAGTTTTTCAAAAACTGAATACTTCTTAAAATTTCCATTTTTCTTACAATTTTTAACAAATTGGTATAAAATCGAGTTTTAAATAGGATAAATAGAAAAAAAGTCAGGAAAAAAAATAAGACCCTAAAAAAAAGCCGATTTTGATGTAAATTATTCAGTGTTAAGAACGTTATTTTAATGTAAAATTCGCATTTACGAAACCGTTATAGGTTAAAATTTAAATTATTTTAGGTGATTTTGTTAAATTTGCTATTATTTTTTAAAGAAATTATCATGAAGACAATTGCCCCAGCTCTTGAAGTGATAACTAACTCATACGGAAGTTCTTTTACCTACGCTAAACACGCCGAAAAGACCAATAGTAAAGCTCATTTATGGCACTATCATCCAGAAATTGAGTTGGTCTATATAAACGGTGGGGCAGGGAAGAGACAAATAGGAAGCCATGTTTCTTATTATACCAATGGTAGTTTACTTTTAATAGGAGCTAATTTGCCGCATTGCGGTTTTACAAATGAGCAGACTGGAAATACAACGGAAACCGTTATCCATATTAAGCCTGAATTTTTAGGAAGCGACTTTTTTGTGGCTCCCGAAATGAGAAAAGTTCAGAATATTTTAAAGCAAGCTAAAGGCGGAATCGCTTTTGGTGGCGAAACGAAAAAGCGTATCGGAAAGAAAATTGAAATGATGGAAAATGAACCGCCATTTCAGAGATTAATGACGCTTTTGAGTGTTTTAGACGAATTGGAATCGGCTGAAGAATATACCATCTTAAATGCTGACGGGTTTTCGATGGAATTGCAAACGCAAGACAACGATCGTATGAATGTGGTTTTCAATTTTGTGAAAGATCATTTTCAGGAATCTATTTCTATAGATGAGGTTTCGAGTCTGGTAAGCATGACTACGCCATCTTTCTGCCGTTATTTCAAGAAGATTTCAAACAAGACATTTACTGAGTTTGTAAATGAATATCGTTTAGTGCACGCTTCAAAACTTTTGGCAGAACAGCCTATGAGTATTAATGAGGTTTGTTACGAAAGCGGTTTCAATAATTTCAGCCACTTTAGTAAATCGTTTAAACAATACACCGGTAAAAGCGCTTCGCAATACCGTCATGAACATAAGATTATTATTAGTTGATAATTTTATGCCACAGATTACGCAGATTTAAATGATTTTGTATTATTCTGGATTGAAGTGTAAATAAAAAAAATCCATAAAATCATTTTAATCTGTGGCTAAAAAAGAAATCCGACTAGTTAGAACCTAGTCGGATTTTTCATATATTTTATTCTGAAAAAAGTTATATTTACAAACCCTAATCAGAAAAAAAAAATATCAAAATGAAGAAATTTAAAATGCTATTGTCTGCATTTTTGCTTTGTCTTACCACCATGACATACGCTGCAAAAGTAGACACACTTCAAGTTGCGAGTACCGCTATGGGTAAAACCTATAAGGCAGCGGTAGTTTTACCAAATTCTTATGCAAAAAGCAAATCGACTTTTCCGGTAATGTATCTTCTGCATGGTGCGTACGGACATTTTAGCGATTGGCTAAAAAATACGCCAAACAAAAAACTGGTTCATAATCTAGCAGATCAATACAATATGATTATTGTAATGCCAGAAGGAGAAACGTTTAGTTTTTATATTGATAGTCCTGTAAATAAAGAAAGTCAGTTTGAAACTTTTATTACGCAGGAAGTTATTCAGAAAATAGATAAAACATACCGAACTATTGCTAATAAAAACGGAAGAGTAATAACAGGACTTTCTATGGGCGGACACGGTGCATTGTATTTGTCTGCGAGACATCCAGATTTGTTTTGTGCAGCTGGAAGTATGAGCGGTGCTGTAGATATGAGTACGATGCTTAATAGAGATTCTTCGGCTCAAATTGTAAAATTAATGCAGCCTGTTTTTGGTGATAAAAGCGGAAACACCGAATTGTATGAACAAAATTCTGTTTTAAGAATGGCGGATAAACTCAAATCGAACAAATTACCTTTAATAATAGATTGCGGAGTAGACGATTTTTTGATTGAGCCAAATAGAGAATTACACAGAAGATTGGTTTATAATAAAGTGGATCACGATTATACAGAACGTCCAGGAGCTCATACTTGGGATTATTGGGAAAATTCACTTCCGTATCACGCTTTATTTTTTAATAAAATACTAGCTAAAAATCAGGTGACTGCAAAAAAATAAGGGCATTTTTGTTTTAAAATTATCCAAATCACTTTTTTTGGTTTAATTTTTGGAATACCTTTATATAGTATAATCCTTAAAAAAAATAATTATGAAAAAGATACTTACCTTATTTGCAGTTATCGGTTTAATTGCATTTTCTAGTTGTGAAGGGCCAGAAGGGCCTCCAGGACCTCCGGGATATGATGGAGTTGGAACAGTTTATGAAAATGCACCTCCTAATTATTATAATTTCAATTCAAGTTCAGATCCACTTAAAAATTTTAGAGTTAGATTTGTTTTTCCACAACGAATTTTTGATTCAGATGTAGTTTTGGTGTATCGATATGGAGGTGTGGATAGTGGCAGAGATGTTTGGGAATTTTTGCCTGAAACGCATTACTTTGATGATGGTACAAGGGACTTTTCTTTTGATTTTACATTTAGTGATTCTTTTGTGGATATTTATTTAAATGGTAATAATCTAACTGATTCAGCACTTGATCCTTACAGATTTAATCAGATTTTTAGAATTGTTGTAGTTCCTGCTGATTTTGCAAAATCTGTTAATAAGGCTAATTATTTGGAAGTTATGAAAGCAGCTAACTTAAGTGAAAGTCAAGTACAAAAAATTAAGCTTTAATTTCTCTTAATTATAAATAAAAAAAGGAAATCGTAAGATTTCCTTTTTTTATGAATATATGTTTTGAAGCTAATTATTCTTCGCTTGACGAATCATTTAAAACCTTTTCTGGGCCAAATTTAAGAGAAACTAGAATTCCTACTAGAAGAGATAAAGCAATAAATCCTAAAGAAGCCCATTCTGGAACGTGGAAGAAATCGTGTAAAAGCATTTTTAATCCAACGAAAGCTAGAATTGCAACTAAGCTGTATTCTAAATAACTGAATTTTGCCAGCATATTTGCTAAGAAGAAATACATAGAACGTAATCCAAGAATCGCAAAAATATTCGAACTAAATACTAAAAACGGATCTTTGGTAATAGCAAGAATTGCTGGAACACTATCTACAGCAAATAAAACGTCCATCACTTCGATAACAATTAAAGCTACAAATAATGGAGTAGCTGCTTTTTTTGCAGTTTTGGTCGAAATGAAAAACTTCTCGCCATCTGTCTCTGCTGTAATCGGCATAACTTTGCCTAAAGCTTTATAGATAAAAGAATCTTTTGGGTGGAAATCTTCTTCTTCTCCCGAAAAAAGCATTTTTATTGCGGTAAATATTAAGAAAACTCCAAAGACATACGTTGTCCAAGAGAATTTGTTAATTAGCATAACTCCGAAGAAAATCATTAATCCGCGGAAAACAATAGCGCCTAAGATTCCCCAGAATAAAACACGGTGCTGGTATTTTTGCGGAATTTTGAATGAAGCAAAGATAATAGCGATAACAAAGATATTATCGACACTCAGCGAAAGCTCGATCAAATAACCCGTAATAAACTTCATTGAAGCGACAGCTGGTTTCAAATTGTCTGGATTATCAATATAGTCTGTGGTGTAAAGCCAATAAATTACTCCCGAAAAGAGGAAAGATAAAGTAACCCAAACTAAGGTCCATTTGCTGGCTTCTTTTGTACTAATAATATGTGGCGTTTTATTAAAGACACCTAAATCTAAAGCAAGAATAAAAACTACAGCAAGTAAAAAGAGTGACCAGACTATCATAATGATTTTTTTTAATGATTTACAAAGATAAGTTTTGATGTTTAACTTAAAAATTAAATTTAATCCTAAAATTAAGTAATATTTGTTATTTGTAAAGTGTTAAGTATTATAAAGTTATGAGGTTTTTTGAGGCTTAATTTGTTTTGTTTTTTTAGTTTATAGAATTTTGCTCTTAGTTTTGTCATTCCGAGGAACGAGGAATCACACTAGAAACTCCGCAAAGAATGTCATCAATCTTTGTCGAATCCCGAGTGTGATTCCTCGTTCCTCGGAATGACAAACAGTGTGGCTCGTTATGTCGGGTTTATGGTAAAAAAAATGCCAGCAAATAATGCTGGCGTTTTTAGTATATAATTTAAGCTTAAAATTATAGCGCTGATTTAACAGTTTTGATAATTCTAGCAGCAATTTTGTAAGGGTCTCCGTTTGAAGCTGGTCTTCTGTCTTCCAACCATCCTTTCCAACCTTTTTGAACAGTCATTAAAGGAATTCTGATAGAACATCCTCTGTCTGAAACTCCATAAGAGAAATCGTGGATAGAAGCAGTTTCGTGCTTACCAGTTAAACGCTGATCGTTGTAAGCTCCGTAAACTGCAATGTGTTCAGCAGTAACAGGACGGAAAGCTTCACAGATTCTTTCGTAAGTTGCTTGGTCTCCACATGTTCTTAAAACTTCGTTAGAGAAGTTAGCATGCATTCCAGAACCATTCCAGTCTGTATCTCCTAGAGGTTTTGGGTGATATTCAATATAGTAACCATATTTCTCAGTTAAACGGTCTAATAGGTAACGAGCAACCCAGATTTCATCTCCAGCTTTTTTAGCACCTTTAGCGAATAATTGGAATTCCCATTGTCCGCAAGCAACCTCTTGGTTGATTCCTTCAAAGTTGATTCCAGCAGCGATACATAAATCAGCATGCTCTTCAACTAATTTTCTACCGTGTGTGTTTTTTCCACCTACAGAACAGTAGTACATCCCTTGTGGAGCAGGGTATCCTCCAACTGGGAAACCAAGTGGAAGTTGTGTTTTAGTATCCATAATGAAATACTCTTGTTCGAAACCAAACCAAAAATCATCATTATCATCATCAATTGTAGCTCTACCGTTAGAAGGGTGTGGAGTTCCGTCTGCGTACATAACTTCAGACATTACTAACCATCCGTTGATACGAGTTGGATCTGGATAAATTGCAACAGGTACTAAAAGACAGTCAGAAGAACCACCTTCAGCTTGTTTAGTTGACGAACCATCAAATGACCAGTTTCCAAGTTCTTCTAATGTTCCTTTGAAGTTTTCGTGCTCTTCAACTTTAGTTTTACTTCTAAGATTTTGAGTTGGTTCATATCCATCTAACCAAATGTACTCTAACTTAATTTTAGCCATAATAATATAAATTAATTTTTTTGTTTTTTTCGTTGGGTCAAATATAGATTTATTTTTTTAGTCCTAAAAATTAGGGGGCTATTTTGTTTTGTGAAGTATAATTTTTTGGATAAGCGCAATTTTGTTAGGGGTATATTTTAAAAAAAGCAATTTTAATTACCTTAAAAAAATAAATTCGTAATAATTACGGCTCATTTTTGAATTTATGGGTTAAGAAATTATGAAAAAATGTTTATTTAATCAATAATACCGTACAGTTTTGTTATATTTCTGTGATTTGAATTCATTATTCTTCGAAAAAAGCATTTTATGTTGAAAAATCATTGGCTAAAAATCTAAAATTTATATTCCAAACAGGTACTTTAATTGTTTATATTTGCTGATCATTTTTTAATGAAAATTAGTACGAATTTAAAATATACATAACCATGTCAACATTACGTTTTCAAGCTTTACAACAAGCTTCTAACAGAAAGCCGGTACATTTTGAAGAAATTGGCCGAAAATCAAATCTTTTTGGTGCAAATGTGTTTAATGAAAAGGCGATGAAGCAATATTTAACTTCAGATGCATTTAAAGGAGTAAGAGATGCTATCCAGCACGGAACTAAAATCGACAGAAAATTAGCAGATTATATTGCCATGGGAATGAAAGAGTGGGCTC includes these proteins:
- a CDS encoding glutamine synthetase beta-grasp domain-containing protein is translated as MAKIKLEYIWLDGYEPTQNLRSKTKVEEHENFKGTLEELGNWSFDGSSTKQAEGGSSDCLLVPVAIYPDPTRINGWLVMSEVMYADGTPHPSNGRATIDDDNDDFWFGFEQEYFIMDTKTQLPLGFPVGGYPAPQGMYYCSVGGKNTHGRKLVEEHADLCIAAGINFEGINQEVACGQWEFQLFAKGAKKAGDEIWVARYLLDRLTEKYGYYIEYHPKPLGDTDWNGSGMHANFSNEVLRTCGDQATYERICEAFRPVTAEHIAVYGAYNDQRLTGKHETASIHDFSYGVSDRGCSIRIPLMTVQKGWKGWLEDRRPASNGDPYKIAARIIKTVKSAL
- a CDS encoding secretion protein codes for the protein MKKIVRLSLVAALLFTGISTYAIDGTADFNLHVIKANGKMITFGLNQTQKAYLAIYDKDGSLIYSETASGKDGILRTFSLEEFPEGTYFLEVENDAKKAKYEITITDDATILSKNAVSSVYKPGFAKNTSVAAR
- a CDS encoding TerC family protein codes for the protein MIVWSLFLLAVVFILALDLGVFNKTPHIISTKEASKWTLVWVTLSFLFSGVIYWLYTTDYIDNPDNLKPAVASMKFITGYLIELSLSVDNIFVIAIIFASFKIPQKYQHRVLFWGILGAIVFRGLMIFFGVMLINKFSWTTYVFGVFLIFTAIKMLFSGEEEDFHPKDSFIYKALGKVMPITAETDGEKFFISTKTAKKAATPLFVALIVIEVMDVLFAVDSVPAILAITKDPFLVFSSNIFAILGLRSMYFFLANMLAKFSYLEYSLVAILAFVGLKMLLHDFFHVPEWASLGFIALSLLVGILVSLKFGPEKVLNDSSSEE
- a CDS encoding alpha/beta hydrolase, translating into MKKFKMLLSAFLLCLTTMTYAAKVDTLQVASTAMGKTYKAAVVLPNSYAKSKSTFPVMYLLHGAYGHFSDWLKNTPNKKLVHNLADQYNMIIVMPEGETFSFYIDSPVNKESQFETFITQEVIQKIDKTYRTIANKNGRVITGLSMGGHGALYLSARHPDLFCAAGSMSGAVDMSTMLNRDSSAQIVKLMQPVFGDKSGNTELYEQNSVLRMADKLKSNKLPLIIDCGVDDFLIEPNRELHRRLVYNKVDHDYTERPGAHTWDYWENSLPYHALFFNKILAKNQVTAKK
- a CDS encoding AraC family transcriptional regulator, producing the protein MKTIAPALEVITNSYGSSFTYAKHAEKTNSKAHLWHYHPEIELVYINGGAGKRQIGSHVSYYTNGSLLLIGANLPHCGFTNEQTGNTTETVIHIKPEFLGSDFFVAPEMRKVQNILKQAKGGIAFGGETKKRIGKKIEMMENEPPFQRLMTLLSVLDELESAEEYTILNADGFSMELQTQDNDRMNVVFNFVKDHFQESISIDEVSSLVSMTTPSFCRYFKKISNKTFTEFVNEYRLVHASKLLAEQPMSINEVCYESGFNNFSHFSKSFKQYTGKSASQYRHEHKIIIS
- a CDS encoding DUF3244 domain-containing protein translates to MKKVMKLSLVCAVLLTGMSTYAIDGNEALNLHVLKGNGKVIAFGINQLQKAVISISDTNGNVIYTENASGKDGILRTFSLEEFPQGKYILEVADSFKKVKYDITVNANSSVLSSKGTVSVN
- a CDS encoding flagellar motor protein MotB, with protein sequence MQKHLAILVLLIVFSFRATAQNETYYRTEKVGEKYAYVDVIKTYEKVAAKGYKSVDLFQKLGNSSYSNCELEKAAEWYSELFALTTDLDPVYYYRYAESLRSISENEKADALIEKLKRKPKTSIKKKV
- a CDS encoding T9SS type A sorting domain-containing protein; the protein is MKKIAKLSLVAALLFTGISTYAIDGNGDFNLHVLKANGKLITFALNKVQKANLAIYDTDGTLIYSETASGKDGILRTFSLEEFPEGTYFLEVEDSVKKAKYEITIGDNASLSRNAVSYVYKAGFAKNTSVATR
- a CDS encoding GNAT family N-acetyltransferase, with the protein product MNENKDILIRQAINTDLPKLAEFLQHLVHAERPFDVTLKEGEIFYYSIEEFISDPKSELLVIDFNTQIVGCGYGQIRQAKPFQKHEFFGYLGFMFIDPEFRGKGLNNLLIDRLKKWVLSQGITEVRLEVYHDNEAAVNAYKKAGFKPILTTMRCDISEMDDII
- a CDS encoding secretion protein, whose amino-acid sequence is MTKFTKAGLVAAFFLATVFTYAIDGKGDYILNIKTGNGKVVSFTLDIVENASFSIYDENHNLLYAGDAAADKLEVSKTISLESFPAGTYVLELKANDKVAKHEIKVAAKKIKTVKLDQSVNQSPSFRR
- a CDS encoding BRO-N domain-containing protein, producing MKEEGAIQIFEKKKVRAIWDEEQEKWYFSIVDVIQVLTDSPNARKYWSVLKLRLKKEGSELTTNCSQLKMQATDGKYYKTDVVDTEQIFRLIQSIPSPKAEPFKLWLAQIASERLDEMQDPEITIDRALEQYMQLGYSESWINQRLKSIEIRNELTREWKSRGIKEGMEFAILTDIISKAWSGKTTKEYKVLKGLKKENLRDNMSNTELILNMLAEASTKDISSATNPENFDESKEVAKQGGNVAKVALNELESKTGKKVVTSLNSKDFIEKRIEK